The proteins below are encoded in one region of Rouxiella sp. S1S-2:
- a CDS encoding ABC transporter permease: protein MPNHRDNPIPAVLYKIFVYGFGTLCVIYLVAPIVIALMMSFTSGQTLKYPPQGFSLRWYEALLDPVRSGTEHIAAWNSLKIAGWAVFGSLLFAVPATIGMTRMKRRSVNAIEPLLLAPLVLPSLVYGLAALIVANFIGFQPSLGLTVIGHVVVFGPLMYRAVSVVAQGMNPSLAEASTTMGASWFMTLRRVTLPLLTPGILAGAFLVFIQSLDNVTVSLFLADARTTVLPLRMFALIEESLDPRVAAIAGILIAVTLLGLLVARRVLSPARQQP from the coding sequence ATGCCTAATCATCGTGATAACCCTATTCCGGCCGTGCTTTACAAGATCTTTGTTTACGGCTTTGGCACGCTGTGCGTCATCTATCTGGTTGCGCCGATCGTTATTGCATTGATGATGTCGTTCACCTCGGGGCAAACCTTGAAGTATCCGCCGCAGGGATTTTCTCTGCGCTGGTATGAAGCGCTGCTCGACCCTGTCAGGTCAGGCACCGAGCATATCGCGGCTTGGAACTCGCTGAAAATTGCCGGATGGGCGGTATTCGGCTCGCTGCTGTTTGCGGTGCCCGCCACCATCGGCATGACCCGCATGAAGCGCCGCAGCGTCAACGCCATTGAGCCGTTGCTTCTGGCACCGCTGGTGCTGCCGAGCCTGGTCTATGGTCTGGCCGCGCTGATCGTCGCCAACTTTATCGGCTTTCAGCCTTCGCTTGGGTTAACGGTGATCGGCCATGTTGTGGTGTTTGGTCCGCTGATGTATCGCGCCGTTTCGGTGGTGGCTCAGGGCATGAATCCTTCTTTGGCGGAGGCCTCTACCACCATGGGCGCCAGCTGGTTTATGACGCTGCGTCGCGTAACGCTGCCGCTGCTGACGCCGGGGATCCTCGCCGGGGCCTTCCTGGTATTTATTCAGTCGCTGGACAACGTCACGGTCTCGCTGTTCCTTGCTGATGCCCGCACCACGGTGCTGCCGCTGCGCATGTTTGCGCTGATTGAAGAGTCGCTCGACCCTCGCGTGGCGGCGATTGCCGGAATATTAATCGCCGTGACGCTGCTTGGACTGCTGGTTGCGCGACGCGTGCTGTCGCCCGCGCGACAACAGCCATAA
- a CDS encoding ABC transporter permease — MKQSGFPYVIPMLVLSIVFFVTPLAVLVGYSFAGPSGATLGHYGQFFGDDFNFRVLINTARLGIETVIGTTVLGVPIALLYWHSGKNVRQVLVFLTLIPMLTSNVVRTFAWIVILGRQGPISEALFSLGITGTPTSLMFTELGLVMAMCQIDLPLIILPLIAVLSRTPFQLTEAAQVSGAGSWRILTTVLLPLMLPGLLAGWILVFASTSSSFVTQAVIGGARNVYVPQLIYREVGTLFDWPLASAIAVVLLLTTGCLLVALTMISRHRRLVGHA, encoded by the coding sequence ATGAAGCAGAGCGGTTTTCCTTATGTCATTCCGATGCTGGTACTTTCCATCGTGTTTTTTGTCACCCCTCTGGCAGTGCTGGTTGGCTACAGCTTTGCCGGTCCGAGTGGCGCAACCCTCGGCCACTATGGGCAATTTTTTGGCGACGATTTTAACTTTCGCGTCCTGATCAATACCGCCCGTCTTGGCATAGAAACGGTGATCGGTACCACCGTGCTCGGCGTACCGATTGCTCTGCTGTACTGGCACAGTGGTAAAAATGTGCGTCAGGTTTTAGTTTTCCTGACCCTCATTCCGATGCTGACCAGCAACGTGGTTCGCACCTTTGCCTGGATAGTGATCCTCGGTCGTCAGGGTCCCATTAGCGAGGCGTTATTCTCACTGGGTATTACTGGGACGCCTACCAGCCTGATGTTTACCGAACTCGGACTGGTGATGGCCATGTGCCAGATTGATCTGCCGCTAATCATCCTGCCGCTGATTGCCGTGCTTTCGCGCACGCCTTTTCAACTCACGGAGGCCGCTCAGGTCTCCGGGGCGGGATCGTGGCGAATCCTGACTACCGTGCTGCTGCCGCTGATGCTGCCGGGCCTGCTGGCCGGCTGGATCCTGGTGTTTGCCAGCACCAGCAGTTCGTTTGTCACCCAGGCGGTGATTGGCGGAGCGCGTAACGTCTACGTGCCGCAGCTGATTTATCGCGAAGTCGGCACGCTGTTTGACTGGCCGCTAGCCTCCGCTATTGCCGTGGTGTTGTTGCTGACTACCGGCTGTTTACTGGTCGCACTGACCATGATCTCACGCCACAGGAGACTGGTCGGCCATGCCTAA